The proteins below come from a single Eremothecium sinecaudum strain ATCC 58844 chromosome II, complete sequence genomic window:
- the ERG8 gene encoding phosphomevalonate kinase (Syntenic homolog of Ashbya gossypii AER354W; Syntenic homolog of Saccharomyces cerevisiae YMR220W (ERG8)), whose translation MDSKTAYSAPGKCLLVGGYLVLDPKYQAYVVALSSRMHAVVYEKDANPGNRFRVVVTSSQFNNDQWTYEIDPSNHYLPVELHGKKNPFVEMVLVNVFNYFQPNAASHGNIYVDIFSDSGYNSQKNSIEKSNGFKKFHFHRETVTKVPKTGLGSSAGLVTVLTTALVSVFKKDLDIKLENDQNLVHNLAQIAHCQAQGKVGSGFDVGAAVFGTTTYTRFQPSLIEGLSAHGSGQYHQDLVKVVDNHWDAVFNRILLPPGLRIVMGDVSAGSETPKMVALVKKWHADNLPRSEDIFNKINDWNMQFMDTLDHLRILSESSPAEYKKALEAIDMGKNLKEFPLLLKLQEAVGNIRENLRLITRESGAAIEPPSQTELLDNCIKLKGVLTGMVPGAGGHDAIALIATSSSDLSTQTKTPEFQSLTLLDLRQEDYGILVENPVHYENLV comes from the coding sequence ATGGACAGTAAAACCGCATATAGCGCTCCCGGAAAGTGCTTGTTGGTTGGAGGATACTTGGTTTTAGATCCTAAATACCAAGCATATGTGGTTGCACTTTCCTCTCGCATGCATGCTGTAGTATACGAAAAAGATGCTAATCCAGGTAATAGATTTAGAGTAGTTGTCACTAGCTCACAATTCAATAATGATCAATGGACGTATGAAATAGATCCATCAAATCATTACCTTCCTGTGGAACTTCATGGCAAGAAAAATCCATTTGTGGAAATGGTTTTGGTCAATGTCTTTAACTACTTCCAACCTAATGCTGCTTCGCATGGGAATATATACGTTGATATATTCTCTGATTCAGGTTATAATTCTCAGAAGAACAGTATAGAGAAGTCAAATGGTTTTAAGAAGTTTCATTTCCATAGAGAGACTGTCACAAAGGTACCAAAGACTGGTTTAGGATCATCCGCTGGTTTGGTTACTGTGCTTACAACGGCTTTGGTATCAGTATTCAAGAAAGACCTTGATATTAAATTGGAAAATGATCAAAATTTGGTACATAACTTAGCCCAAATCGCTCATTGTCAGGCTCAAGGAAAGGTTGGAAGTGGATTTGACGTTGGCGCAGCTGTTTTTGGAACAACCACCTATACGCGTTTCCAGCCGAGCTTAATTGAGGGTTTGAGTGCACATGGATCTGGGCAGTATCATCAGGATTTGGTCAAGGTCGTTGATAATCACTGGGATGCTGTTTTTAATAGAATACTACTACCACCCGGATTGAGAATTGTTATGGGTGACGTTAGCGCTGGATCTGAGACTCCAAAGATGGTAGCTTTGGTGAAAAAGTGGCATGCTGACAATTTACCTCGTAGTGaggatatttttaataaGATAAATGACTGGAATATGCAGTTTATGGATACGTTGGATCACCTTAGAATCCTTTCGGAGTCTTCTCCAGCAGAATATAAGAAAGCTTTAGAAGCTATTGATATGGGCAAGAATCTCAAGGAATTTCCACTGTTATTGAAGCTTCAAGAAGCTGTAGGCAATATACGTGAGAATTTGAGATTAATTACAAGGGAATCTGGTGCTGCTATTGAACCACCATCCCAAACTGAATTGTTAGATAACTGTATCAAATTGAAAGGTGTCTTAACTGGAATGGTTCCGGGAGCAGGTGGACACGATGCAATTGCTTTGATTGCAACATCTTCGTCAGACTTAAGTACTCAAACTAAGACACCTGAATTTCAGTCCCTTACACTACTTGATCTTCGCCAAGAGGATTACGGCATTCTGGTGGAGAACCCTGTTCATTATGAGAACTTAGTCTAA
- the HEM4 gene encoding uroporphyrinogen-III synthase HEM4 (Syntenic homolog of Ashbya gossypii AER351W; Syntenic homolog of Saccharomyces cerevisiae YOR278W (HEM4)) has protein sequence MKRVILLKNKAEDSDIYQVHFEQNGWQPIFVPLLKHTHVPNDILSIIRDQQQFPKVKHLVVSSQRAVQCLVEEVIPVISESEKTQLLNKTVYTVGPATQDFLVKSGFKDVRGGKETGNGSLLAEFIIDELSPGCPAAFQDPILLLVGEIRKDIIPKRLTEAGFKVSEIVTYKTEELGGNLRRFQELFQEDDWVVFFSPQGTSEIVEILKGLKAKVASIGPTTKQYLVKAGLPPHVVSHKPEPKSLCDAITNF, from the coding sequence ATGAAGAGGGTTATTTTACTGAAAAACAAGGCGGAGGATTCAGATATATACCAAGTACATTTTGAACAGAATGGTTGGCAACCTATCTTTGTTCCTTTGTTAAAGCATACCCACGTTCCCAATGATATCTTAAGTATAATAAGGGACCAACAACAATTTCCAAAAGTTAAACACCTTGTTGTTTCCTCTCAAAGAGCTGTTCAATGTTTAGTTGAAGAGGTTATTCCAGTAATTTCTGAGTCAGAGAAAACTCAATTGCTGAATAAAACGGTTTACACTGTTGGCCCTGCAACGCAAGATTTCCTTGTTAAAAGCGGGTTCAAAGATGTACGAGGTGGTAAAGAAACAGGTAACGGCAGCCTTTTGGCAGAATTCATAATTGATGAACTCAGTCCTGGGTGTCCAGCCGCTTTCCAGGACCCAATACTACTGCTTGTAGGAGAAATCAGAAAAGATATCATTCCTAAAAGATTGACAGAAGCTGGATTCAAGGTTTCCGAGATAGTAACGTACAAAACAGAGGAGTTGGGTGGAAACTTGCGTAGATTCCAGGAATTGTTCCAAGAGGATGATTGGGTTGTCTTTTTTAGCCCTCAAGGCACTTCAGAAATCGTTGAGATACTAAAGGGTTTGAAAGCCAAGGTGGCCTCGATTGGTCCCACAACGAAACAATACCTTGTGAAGGCCGGGCTGCCACCACATGTCGTGAGCCATAAGCCAGAACCGAAGTCATTATGTGATGCAATAACTAATTTTTAA
- the ESC1 gene encoding Esc1p (Syntenic homolog of Ashbya gossypii AER353W; Syntenic homolog of Saccharomyces cerevisiae YMR219W (ESC1)), giving the protein MGDQKSNQKYTVPGLSFKQYKSPFGNNRRQTNSRVSKRQEGVAGSIRNGMALSRRNYSDIMADTSNTLNWAQSLAARGRQLLNKIKQDDIKFKQYIAAQLEKDSAVERYADTSIYGSSALPENSLHVVDGQSEGFAGGEGESGLQYGTDTSFKNYEESIENSFAHFGNDTIEERNGNRGRNVPRDSYADEVVILDSDSEQETLPKPNSFGYLGFKLEEEQEEEEEEEEEEEEEEEKEGEGEVEDEAEYKREKEDEYQQQEQDQEQQVEEEQGDQDEDEEQEYKYDHRNDVRQRLETQVSSALLDNGHDSKSSTHYEDTEYYANENSERTHLSCEEENQNEILQFNTQNQEWSEEANNVKASSIEEIISSSAETYTGEEAGYDDALEHDQGEVAGTSAQGIASCALEPHLAVGDGSSVNEDKSQVESGYEAIDAEVHSFEDLDDDKEVNLNAAEVESKRSENDNDASHQGKEDETYLNDYENQGIDTMDYESDDSIQVTEINDRHSVDGTENPSKDVDMSSFVHDEEVDLKVKTIDDLSPVHSNKAGLQSGLESAESDSLYYSYDEVSPKSNTAGRHSPIGKGNEPSKYHLIYTGSAYSADLNETIVDENPSPPGHYSPAFQADPFSDDNGSQGSVVLEDLLEKLGCSPSRQPGKLDNGDERINVKHIVLNETVHEEVESPDGNMSEHVTSTHGASVSKSFDGQKHEDVSDVKEHSTEVSLHSFNHITETSRFEDETPAELNEVPRSFTNESIPTLTANTQDSEESTIPNEETALESVPIEELTDRSTPTSAEVIIAAPNSSIRENSHLTELESSESNTAFGTPPPSTEENRTPQLQVINVGEEESSNLEFDDQSNINNLYKANEDERARIQDEATETYNTEEMQSVGVKQAEEVIEEYRELSNRLISSGVLETDESRESREVVISSARLSEGKSFTDDTSIYEAQESPQISIHYSDSHQDPADGGNYDVQSADASENDETVKELEGNNSRSDTASMDRDSASENAVENRRDVDDIKVEIRTQEPFHQADQSNDNVSPFKKIISHVKDLTKLAKEFVQPLGVDASTIAEGMEDNSSSLDNSESASSSVSEVEERDSSTSSRDSDDNSSSSKKSSSEEVTPLEPSGADAEVQVHSMPENLNDSIGRTKIIEDVSTFEKIAQEIENSSELSRGSQSPTFSESISVSAADRVDNSIELHLEQSDILTKSDDIDEAAPEEQYITKPPQQETRSAPSTAASAASFSNDTYEIIEENSKDSHSESRPKSKPSSRDKKRGTRRRRKAITDDSIVHVGKRRKIHAIPTDRQTSRPISREGRKNRSIVQDPQKKTRKPGSKSK; this is encoded by the coding sequence ATGGGGGATCAGAAGAGTAATCAAAAGTACACAGTTCCGGGTCTGTCTTTTAAGCAGTATAAATCGCCATTTGGAAATAATAGGCGTCAAACAAATTCTAGAGTATCTAAACGACAAGAAGGCGTTGCTGGGTCTATAAGGAATGGTATGGCGCTAAGTAGGAGGAATTACAGTGATATTATGGCTGACACGTCAAATACGTTAAATTGGGCCCAATCATTGGCTGCCAGAGGGCGTCAACTTCTGAATAAAATTAAGCAAGATGACATAAAATTCAAGCAGTATATTGCAGCGCAACTTGAAAAGGATAGTGCAGTTGAGCGTTACGCTGATACTTCGATATATGGTAGTTCTGCGCTACCTGAAAACTCACTTCATGTTGTCGATGGGCAGTCTGAAGGCTTTGCAGGAGGGGAAGGGGAATCAGGACTTCAGTATGGTACGGATACTTCATTTAAAAACTATGAAGAGAGCATAGAAAATAGTTTTGCACACTTTGGTAATGATACCATTGAAGAAAGGAATGGTAATAGAGGTAGGAATGTTCCGCGTGATAGTTATGCGGACGAAGTAGTAATTTTAGATAGCGATTCTGAACAAGAAACGTTGCCTAAGCCTAATTCATTTGGTTACTTGGGCTTCAAACTAGAAGAAGAGcaagaggaagaggaagaggaagaggaggaggaagaggaggaagaagaaaaggaagGTGAAGGGGAAGTGGAAGATGAAGCGGAATATAAAAGGGAAAAGGAAGATGAGTATCAGCAACAGGAGCAGGACCAAGAACAACAAGTAGAGGAGGAGCAAGGGGATcaagatgaagatgaagagcAAGAATACAAATATGATCACAGGAATGACGTAAGGCAACGACTGGAAACACAAGTTAGCAGTGCGCTTTTGGATAATGGGCATGATTCTAAGTCGAGTACACATTACGAAGATACTGAATATTATGCGAATGAAAACAGTGAAAGAACCCACCTTAGCTGCGAAGAAGAAAATCAAAATGAAATATTACAGTTTAATACTCAAAATCAAGAATGGAGTGAAGAGGCAAATAACGTGAAAGCTTCATCTATAGAGGAGATCATTTCATCTTCAGCTGAAACATATACAGGCGAGGAAGCTGGTTATGACGACGCATTGGAACATGATCAGGGAGAAGTTGCAGGTACATCTGCCCAGGGAATTGCTAGTTGTGCTTTGGAACCTCATTTGGCTGTTGGAGATGGCAGCTCTGTTAATGAAGATAAATCGCAAGTAGAAAGCGGTTATGAAGCTATTGATGCTGAAGTTCattcttttgaagatttgGATGATGATAAAGAAGTCAATTTGAATGCAGCAGAAGTCGAATCAAAGAGATCGGAAAATGATAATGATGCATCACATCAGGGTAAAGAGGACGAAACTTATCTGAATGATTATGAAAACCAAGGGATCGATACAATGGACTATGAATCTGACGATTCAATACAAGTTACTGAAATTAATGATAGACATTCAGTGGATGGTACTGAGAACCCCTCTAAAGATGTAGATATGTCATCTTTTGTTCACGACGAGGAAGTAGACCTAAAGGTTAAAACCATAGATGATTTATCACCTGTGCATTCTAACAAGGCAGGATTACAAAGTGGTCTAGAATCTGCGGAAAGTGATTCTTTATATTACTCCTATGATGAGGTAAGCCCTAAAAGCAACACTGCAGGACGGCATAGTCCTATTGGGAAAGGGAATGAGCCGTCGAAATATCATCTCATATACACTGGTTCTGCCTATAGTGCAGATTTAAATGAAACAATAGTTGATGAGAATCCTTCTCCTCCAGGGCATTACTCACCAGCATTTCAAGCAGATCCTTTCAGTGACGATAATGGTTCTCAAGGTTCTGTGGTGTTGGAAGATCTTCTGGAAAAACTTGGATGTTCCCCATCTCGTCAGCCTGGCAAGCTTGATAATGGCGACGAACGTATAAATGTTAAGCATATTGTGCTAAATGAAACAGTACATGAAGAGGTTGAATCACCGGATGGAAATATGAGTGAGCACGTCACTAGTACTCATGGTGCATCCGTAAGTAAGTCATTCGATGGCCAAAAGCATGAGGATGTTTCTGATGTCAAAGAGCATTCCACAGAAGTTTCATTGCACTCTTTCAACCATATCACTGAGACTAGCCGTTTTGAAGACGAGACTCCGGCAGAGCTAAATGAAGTGCCTCGCTCATTTACAAATGAATCAATCCCAACTCTCACTGCGAATACCCAAGACAGTGAGGAGAGTACCATCCCTAATGAAGAAACCGCCCTAGAGAGTGTGCCGATTGAAGAGTTAACTGATCGCAGTACGCCAACATCAGCAGAAGTAATAATAGCTGCACCAAATAGTTCGATAAGAGAAAACTCTCATTTAACAGAACTCGAATCAAGTGAGTCTAATACTGCCTTTGGAACGCCACCGCCATCAACAGAAGAGAACAGAACACCTCAACTCCAAGTAATAAACGTTGGTGAAGAAGAATCATCGAACTTGGAGTTCGATGATCAGAGTAATATCAACAATCTATACAAAGCTAACGAAGACGAAAGAGCTAGAATTCAAGACGAAGCAACGGAAACTTATAATACGGAAGAGATGCAATCGGTAGGTGTTAAACAAGCTGAGGAAGttattgaagaatataGAGAATTATCAAATAGACTCATTAGCTCGGGTGTTTTGGAAACAGATGAATCGCGTGAGTCGCGTGAAGTGGTGATCTCCTCCGCCCGTTTATCAGAAGGAAAGTCATTTACCGATGATACATCAATTTACGAAGCTCAAGAAAGTCCACAAATATCGATACATTATTCGGATTCACACCAAGATCCTGCTGATGGAGGTAATTATGATGTGCAAAGCGCGGATGCATCTGAGAATGACGAAACTGTTAAGGAGCTAGAAGGAAATAATTCACGCTCTGATACTGCAAGTATGGATCGCGATTCTGCTTCAGAAAATGCGGTTGAGAATCGGAGGGATGTTGATGATATTAAGGTAGAAATCCGCACACAAGAACCTTTCCATCAAGCTGACCAAAGTAACGATAATGTATCTCCTTTCAAGAAAATAATATCGCATGTGAAAGACTTAACAAAACTAGCCAAGGAGTTTGTGCAACCGCTTGGTGTGGACGCAAGTACAATTGCAGAAGGGATGGAGGATAACAGCAGCAGTTTGGATAACTCTGAATCAGCATCTTCCTCAGTTTCAGAGGTGGAAGAACGCGACAGTTCTACATCATCTAGGGATTCTGATGATAACAGCTCATCATCCAAAAAATCGTCATCAGAAGAAGTGACTCCACTAGAGCCTAGTGGTGCTGATGCAGAAGTTCAAGTTCACAGCATGCCTGAGAACCTTAATGATTCTATAGGGCGCACTAAGATTATAGAAGATGTTTCCacttttgaaaaaattGCCCAAGAGATTGAAAACTCCTCTGAACTTTCCCGGGGATCACAAAGTCCTACATTCTCTGAATCCATATCTGTGTCTGCAGCTGACCGTGTTGATAATTCAATCGAGCTTCATTTAGAACAAAGCGACATACTGACTAAATCAGATGATATTGACGAAGCCGCTCCCGAAGAACAATATATTACAAAGCCACCGCAGCAAGAAACGCGTTCTGCTCCAAGCACTGCTGCTTCGGCTGCGTCTTTCAGTAATGATACCTATGAAATCATAGAAGAAAATTCAAAAGATAGTCATTCTGAATCGCGCCCCAAAAGCAAACCATCTTCTAGGGATAAAAAGAGAGGTACACGTCGCAGAAGAAAGGCCATTACAGATGATTCAATTGTACATGTAGGTAAGCGCAGAAAGATACATGCTATACCTACTGATCGCCAAACTTCTAGACCAATTTCACGAGAAGGTAGAAAAAATAGGTCTATTGTACAAGATCCACAAAAGAAAACGCGTAAGCCTGGATCCAAGAGTAAATAA
- the TRS130 gene encoding transport protein particle complex II subunit TRS130 (Syntenic homolog of Ashbya gossypii AER352C; Syntenic homolog of Saccharomyces cerevisiae YMR218C (TRS130)), protein MEDTYNNYTVKVSFFDPLGVFDAIRPELDKLLPLNAVYWKTDDGVLRSIGKLPVEFIPAVEEVKDDLLQDKPLIFMINVTCSSVNEYRNKVRPLIRRWVPATDAAVDIGEKFSLPSEYVILFHSNSEVLDSNLFKSVSLIEKLNKDFPSIKVIESKTIYKNDKEKQDFWNSTMSFFKNTLLTIFQRRLGILETELNSKKISFEKALILEEKILYLYLSFRIYDKAIPQLRKISSYLTSEAMSELTDGDIEVPFSVPVNGIETICESIQSHTLTKYSIYKYILVHQLLLSEHSVSPMSSTHAQLQIAREFYMHVKAIFEGSKKLLQFNYFYLECLLNRISSNKDDICHETYAALLLHQRDCWLKLVYANTNFRIETISFPPTSVVYEDDKLKNTYETEDMFQKTFIEKTSYLLDSFKKCSRKHQRMMDWLTVQKCTLYCQRGEYNIALDLLKARYGSHIDLRWRGMGRYLLELYVKCIKNLPSLENLELDGGKLPVRSVLRNCFLDLLVLSPDSKLHWWKEFQALPDENENQLIYLLDNVFKVEISGKTFLSQPNTYALTITVLNNVIPGAVNVSSIKLLLKNAGGDLLVFTASEITIAEGSNSIILEATDVKFSTFEFISLEITVGNTTFSKSFEFEPSRYLTLQELYCKENFNCLISMMKRTVVNDIKLHLEIKNKKSVNNFSLQLTAIRSGIKDNKSAFSFSKTDLLHTLTINDMNVEEIPYFLKYPIDNIRLGYDLQFEKNGLKYRQRHYTDIEVRLPLSVTVGDIFKRDCFYFKFMVSACSNFPIALYSCYLDQDDSSRQKYVISDGFKPERAIILRPNTNDLCSNIYKIQVKDNLSYKQADSFKLVVEYYTAKQILDRIVTEIFLRDFLQSNKDSHELWSEFWRRKVLPQVIYDYSHFGEMKLVKILGTSQQLLSFIKTEVYDTGLRDQYCIFIKTLTSGIEIPPELLKNLPSDGNILTVPVSLPHIKHLFYVELKPEFRSHYAFGEIIPMELRVSNLSYKWGINDADATYILKVFNTSDWAINGKRRAVIESAEVNFNIQIIPLRRGDLPYPKVEIYTSDKIKVDEVDYLNSYETVLVV, encoded by the coding sequence ATGGAAGACACTTATAACAATTATACGGTAAAAGTGAGCTTTTTTGACCCATTGGGTGTATTTGATGCTATTCGTCCTGAACTAGATAAATTGTTACCATTAAACGCAGTTTATTGGAAAACAGATGATGGTGTATTACGATCAATAGGTAAGTTACCTGTGGAATTTATTCCCGCTGTTGAGGAGGTAAAAGATGATCTTCTGCAAGATAAACCATTAATATTTATGATCAATGTTACGTGTTCCTCTGTAAATGAATACAGAAATAAAGTTCGACCATTGATTAGACGTTGGGTGCCAGCTACAGatgctgctgttgataTTGGAGAGAAGTTTAGTTTACCTTCCGAGTATGTGATTCTTTTTCATTCAAATTCAGAGGTATTAGATTCGAATCTATTTAAGTCGGTATCTTTAATTGAGAAGCTGAATAAGGACTTTCCTTCCATCAAGGTGATTGAAAGTAAGACTATTTACAAGAATgataaagaaaaacaagACTTTTGGAACAGTACCATGAGCTTTTTTAAAAACACTCTGTTAACCATCTTCCAGAGGCGTCTAGGTATCCTGGAAACAGAGCTTAATTCCAAGAAAATCTCTTTTGAGAAAGCATTGATACTGGAAGAGAAGATCCTTTATTTATACTTATCATTTCGCATTTATGACAAAGCAATTCCTCAGTTGAGGAAAATCTCATCGTATCTAACATCTGAAGCTATGTCAGAATTGACAGATGGTGATATTGAAGTGCCATTTAGTGTTCCAGTGAATGGAATAGAGACAATTTGTGAATCAATACAGTCGCATACGTTGACAAAGTACTCTATTTATAAATATATCCTGGTGCATCAACTACTGTTGTCAGAACACTCAGTTTCACCAATGTCATCTACCCATGCACAACTACAAATTGCAAGGGAATTCTACATGCATGTAAAAGCCATATTTGAGGGATCCAAAAAGTTGCTGCAGTTTAACTATTTTTACTTGGAATGCCTTCTAAATCGCATTTCATCCAATAAGGACGATATATGTCATGAAACGTATGCTGCACTACTGTTGCATCAACGTGATTGCTGGCTAAAGTTAGTCTATGCTAATACCAATTTTAGAATTGAAACAATATCATTCCCACCAACCAGCGTTGTGTACGAGGACGATAAATTAAAGAATACTTACGAAACAGAAGACATGTTTCAGAAGACCTTTATCGAGAAAACTTCCTACTTGTTGGATTCATTTAAAAAATGTAGTAGGAAACACCAGAGGATGATGGACTGGCTAACGGTTCAAAAATGCACTCTATATTGCCAAAGAGGTGAGTATAATATTGCATTAGATCTACTAAAAGCACGCTATGGTAGCCATATAGATCTTAGATGGCGTGGAATGGGGCGTTACTTATTAGAGCTGTATGTCAAATGCATAAAGAATTTGCCTTCCCTTGAAAATTTAGAACTAGATGGTGGTAAACTTCCCGTACGCAGTGTATTGAGGAACTGCTTTTTAGATCTATTGGTACTTTCACCTGATTCTAAGCTTCATTGGTGGAAAGAATTTCAAGCGCTGCCTGATGAAAATGAGAATCAgttaatatatttattgGACAATGTTTTCAAAGTTGAAATATCAGGTAAAACCTTTCTTTCGCAGCCTAATACTTATGCGTTAACCATCACAGTACTAAATAACGTGATTCCAGGTGCCGTAAATGTCTCATCAATAAAACTGCTGCTGAAAAATGCTGGTGGTGACTTATTGGTATTTACTGCATCTGAGATAACGATAGCAGAAGGCTCTAACTCAATAATACTTGAAGCTACAGATGTGAAATTCTCAACCTTTGAGTTTATCAGTCTTGAAATCACTGTTGGTAATACCACATTCAGCAAGAGTTTTGAATTTGAACCCAGTCGTTATCTCACATTACAAGAACTGTATTGTAAGGAGAATTTTAATTGTCTAATCTCCATGATGAAAAGGACAGTAGTGAATGATATTAAGCTGCATTTGGAAATCAAGAACAAAAAATCGGTGAACAACTTTTCATTGCAATTAACTGCAATTCGATCCGGTATAAAAGATAACAAATCTGCGTTTTCTTTTAGTAAGACGGATTTATTGCATACTCTCACAATCAATGATATGAATGTGGAAGAGATACCTTACTTTCTCAAATACCCTATCGACAATATCAGATTGGGCTATGACTTGCAATTTGAAAAAAATGGACTTAAATATCGTCAACGTCATTATACAGATATTGAAGTTCGCTTGCCACTTTCAGTCACAGTTGGCGATATTTTTAAAAGGGATTGCTTTTATTTCAAATTCATGGTAAGTGCGTGTAGTAATTTCCCGATAGCATTGTATTCGTGTTATTTGGACCAAGATGACTCCAGCCGACAGAAATATGTTATCTCAGATGGGTTTAAGCCTGAACGGGCAATTATATTAAGGCCTAATACTAATGACTTGTGTTCCAACATTTATAAGATTCAGGTTAAGGATAACCTCAGTTATAAGCAGGCAGATTCATTCAAACTCGTGGTTGAATACTATACTGCAAAGCAAATTCTGGATCGGATCGTCACTGAGATTTTCCTTCGTGACTTCTTACAATCGAATAAGGACAGTCACGAACTATGGAGTGAGTTTTGGAGGCGTAAGGTCCTGCCCCAAGTGATATACGATTACTCTCACTTTGGAGAGATGAAATTAGTCAAAATACTAGGTACATCGCAACAGTTGCTTTCTTTTATTAAAACAGAAGTATATGATACTGGGCTCCGTGATCAATATTGCATCTTCATTAAGACATTGACATCCGGCATTGAAATTCCTCCAGAGCTGCTAAAAAATTTACCTAGCGATGGAAACATTCTCACTGTCCCTGTGTCGCTACCACATATAAAGCATTTGTTCTATGTTGAACTAAAACCGGAATTCCGTAGTCATTATGCCTTTGGGGAAATCATTCCTATGGAGCTAAGAGTAAGCAATTTATCTTACAAGTGGGGAATTAATGATGCAGATGCAACTTATATTCTTAAAGTATTCAATACTAGCGACTGGGCCATTAACGGCAAACGCCGTGCGGTTATCGAGAGCGCAGAAGTGAATTTTAACATACAAATAATTCCCTTGCGGCGCGGTGATTTGCCATATCCTAAGGTTGAAATTTATACAAGCGATAAAATTAAGGTTGATGAAGTCGATTACTTGAACTCATATGAAACTGTGCTCGTTGTGTAG